TCTCAGACACGAGACACAAAACATAAAAACTAAATATTTTTCCCTCCATTTTGTGATCCAGGTTGACAAATGACTATAAAAATAGTAAGTATAGCTCTCAAAACCAAAATGAGCATCTCTTACTGCTCTCAGCTGCTGAACGGCTTTGTAGAGTTCCTTCTTTGGCACACAAATGACAATTGCATAATAGTCTACCACAACCTTCCCATCACGTTTACAGAAGACTGGACTTATGGTAGGTCCCTGCATATACACATTAAATCAGCGTAAGAAACagttaaagaaaaaagatatcCAGAAAACTCTTAGTATTTGTCCTCAATTTTCTCAAACAGTAGATTTGAAAGCACATATGGAAGCATGTCCCTTGAATACCTCATGCTGCCCTCAAGTAGGACACACAAAATTTGTCCAAAAATAGTAAGAGCAAATGatgggtttcttttttcttttcccttttttttttttttgggggggggagggggggggagtggggtggggggtggggtggggtgtaGACAGTAGCTTCCATTCTGAAACCTCACCTGCAACCCAGTTAATGATGTCTGGTTTACAATGCACTTAGCCACTTCCTCTTCGCTAGTCCCCCTCATGTTTGCAACTACCTGACATTAAAAGCATAAGCAAAAACAGAAAATTGCAaagtagaaaaagaaattatttcaaGTGACAAAAAGTGCCCACCATGAACTGACCAGCGGCTCTCAAATGAGCCTCCAGTCTTTCAAGCACCTCATGTGTAATGTCCAAGACACCTTTACGCTGGATCAGAGATTTCTTGCTTGCAATAAGGACAGCCTGAAGAGCATCCATAGACATTCTAGTTGTGAGTGTAAATTGTTACTACAATTTTTGGGGCAACACTGAATATGGAAAATTTGCAAATACAAGATCAGCCACTTCACATATGCTGGGGCTCTCAGTATATAGCAATCCTATGCTGTGACTCTTTCAGTATATAGCAATCCTACCACTATGAGTTCCAAGGATTAAAAGAATTTACCTGGCTTTCTAAAACAACTCCACCTTCAAtttctttcaaattattttcacGCAGTGTTGTTCCACTACTCACAAGATCCAAAATAGCATCTGCAATCCCCATCTAGGACCAAAAgaatcacaaaagaaaaaaaatcatgagtcaTTCAATTGGGTTAAAACTAATGATACATGCACAAACTTGCACATAATAATTCCTATTACTAAATTGGACCACCTTCCACCAGGGGTGGGGGAGTTAGATAACTGAAAGGAAAGGATGAACTATTTTAATTTGGGATGATTGTTCATGTATTGGAGGCCTTAAATGCATCACCATGTAAAGGAGGCGTTCCATCTCTTTCCAGCATATCATTAAGAAAATTGAGTCCAAGCTCGAACTTTGGAAAGCTAACTTCTTGTCATATGCTGGTAGATCTGTCCTCATCCAATCGGTATTAGCTTCCATCCCTTCCTACTTAATGATGTGCTTTAGATTCCCTAAGAACATTTGCAGGAAAATTGACAATATATCTATGCACTTCTGGTATAATAATTTGGAATCACATAAATGCCCCCACATGATTGGTTGGCATAGAATTTGTCGACCCAAGAAGAATGGTGGCCTTGGTTTCCGGGGTTATGAAGTACAGAACCAAGCTCTCTTACTGAAATTGGGATGGCGAATGCTCTCTAATCCCGATTCCCTTTGGGCTCAATCTTTAAAAGCTAAATACTTTCCCCGAAGGTCAGTTTTTGAACCTAAAACCCTGAAATGTAGAGGATCTCCTTGCTGGAATGCAATTGTTAATATCCTTCCCATTCTCAAACTTttgatttcaaagaaaattgGCAATGGACGCACCACTTTCTTTTGGCATGGCCCATGGATTTTTAAGAATAATACCATCATGCTTAAGCCTCTTCTGCAGTCCCTTTCTTACTCCTCTCTTGATAAAGTCAGCATGTTTCTTTCTGACAACTCTTAGAATAGAATTTTAGTCAGTAACGTTCTCCCCCCCAACTATGTCACCATTGTCTTTGAAGTTCCTCTTTCGCATGACGAAGATAGGTGGTGATGTCACATCTATAAATCAGGAACTCTTACTACTAAGACTGCAGCTCGCTTTCTTCAACAGCAATTACTAACAGATTGTCATGACTGCCATAACAGGTGTGCATGCTCATCACCCTGCTCTCAATGGTGGCGATTTTTTTGGAGTCTTCATATCCACCCCAAATTTAAGTTGCTCTTTTGGTGTTTGGCTCACCACGGGATTCCTACCAAATCCTGCCTGCATAACTGGAAGGACCTTGACCCAGTCTGTGATTTATGCTTGAGTGGAATGGAGAACATTCACCATGTTTTCCTCACTTGTGAATTCTCAAAGCGTATCTGGGCGGCTGGCCCAGAGGGCCTCTGAAGCGAGTGTTtgaatttttcatctttctcctCTATTATAATGTATTTCTTTCATTGGCATGAGTTGAATAAGTGTGACTTGAAGTATTTCTTTTCGATCTTCATTATTACATGTTATTTTCTATGTAAACATAGGAACCTTGTAACGTTTGGAAAAGAGAAACCAGACCCTAAGAATATCATGGGCCAGATCCTTCACTGGATTAATTTTACTACCCATACTCCAAAGCCGATTACTCACAGACCAAACTACAATCTGGAACCCATAATATTCTCAGGACCTAATGATCTTACTAGTTCTATCCTTATAACCACTTCTATCCCTGATGATGATAAGGATATGTCTGGATGGGCTGTTGCTATTTTCCATAATCAAGAATGCTTAATCCTTTGTGCTAACTACTTGATGACACGAGAGGTTACTAAAGCGGCCGCGGCAGGAATTCTATTTGGATTAGAAGAAGCTCAAAATCAAAGGATGGGAGGTCCAGGAAATTTGGAGTGATGTGAATGGTCTAGACACTCTAATACAACCTAACAATTTTTTGTCCTGGCCCTAGTTTACTTTAGCTCGTCGTTTCGAGCATAAACATTTTTTGACTAACACGACTTTTGTTAGTATGAAGTCTAATGATTACCCTTTGTATGTAATTAAGAACATAGCGAAAGACGCTCTGTGTAAAAGAACACTGATTAGGAATAGGGTGGGTTTTCTCCTAAACAGCCCCTAGGCTTTTCTGAtgtattcccccccccccccatttttcttttccttcgaataaaaaaaaaaaatgtatcactATGTTTCCCTTTCACACCCTACTGAAAGGATCTGATCACAGTTGAATGAGGGGAAATCTACAACGCAGAAAGTGTATAACCAAAATTCTTTCAAACAGTAAAATGAAATGGCAAAAAATTTCTAGACCAGTATGTCTAGAGGGTTTCTACAGACTCGCACCAAGATTTTGCCACGTGGAAGGGTAATATGACAATTTTCAATCGGATGGATATCTAGAACATGGTCTAGGGTCAGATGTTAAATTTTATACTCAATTTTAATCATATACCCACCCatgaattttcatatttctttgtattttcaaCAGtcaaatttataataaaaattttcattttttcactgGATTTTTAAAcctttattttgccacttagCAGACTGTTTTGGCTGAAACTCGATATATGAGCATGGACGCTTCGTATCTAACCCGTAACAAAAAAATTCAGCTCTATCCAATCTGCCATGCAGCAGATTGTGTCAGACAAAGACACCCTCTACATACAAGACTAGAAAAAAATTCctgaaatgaaataaagaaaaatcaatcagAAGAATGAAAATGAAACTCTACCTTGAAAAGAGCCACCAAGGCAGAACACAAGTGTTACCATGAAGttcaaagccaaaaaaaaaaaatcggaaaataatttttttcgcAGAAGTAACTCAAAGAAGGCAGAATATTTTAGACATCTTCCGTATTTtatcaaacttaaaaaaataaggaaaagaaaaaataaatgtcTATTTGGTAAGAATATACGGAGACAAAACActgcaatttttttattcacaTTTGATTGCATACTCTGCAAAATGGTTCCTAGACAACTAGTGCGGACGATTAAATAAACACAGCATAATAATAAAGAACATCTCAGGATAACACATAAATAGAGCTATACAGCCGAGATATTCTCACCGCAGGAGCTGCCTCCAAAGCTCCATCTGCAGTTGAAAAAGTGACATGCTTCACTCCCTTCTCGTTCATAAACTTAGGACCCAGCTGTGCGGGCATGGGAAGAGATCAGTGTATAAGGCACCATCTAACCAGAAATTAACATGGAAATATATTCTTGAAAATCATAGTAAAATAGATAGACTAGAGAAATGACAATAGAATCATCAATATAACATACATAATTAAAACCAGTAACAACTCGCAAAGGCTTCTCATCAGTCCATTGAGGCATTTGGGCTAGCTCACTCAGTGAATTTATATTCTCAAAAATCCCGTAATTAGGAATCTGAAAAATGATGAAGCAACTATTAGCACCATAGCAGTAGAAACTACATGGCAATAGCTAAGATTCAATGCCCCTTTCTGGTAAACAATTAGCAATTTAGCTACTCACTGCAAGGGATAAACGGCAATCCCCATAGTCAAGTGCATCATGAACTATGATCAAATCCTCATTTCCCTGCCAAATTATTCAAAAGAAATAATAAGTTAATGAAAGTATATTTTCTGGTATCAGCCTAAGCAACAAAGAGGCTCCTGagaatttctgaaattttcagaaacatgattattttcccttttccaAGTTGTGCCATTCATCtttctcaacatcttcattgcTTCTGCATAAGCCCTACTCATATGTTGTTTTTTGACTACCCAGCATTTCACTCCATTAGAATAACAAGCCTCGCTGTTTAAACAAATATTCTGACTTTCATGCATCATTCAATAACACTCTTTTCCGATACATCTGCAGTTCAACAGAGATATCCTCAGAAAGACCATATTTTTATGGGTTTCTGAGTACATTTTATCATGCTTCTTTGTCATATTCTAAAAGATAAGTGCATGTTTGGGAATACTTGTTATAGTCATAACCCAGCTTCAGAAGGTACCTTGCAAAAGCAAGCACTCCATCTCTCTTAAACTTATATTTGGCATGGTTCATATGTCCAATCCTTCAAAAAAATCCTTCTACTTGTATTTTCCTGATACCAGTGTTAAGAAAATAGAATCTCAACCTTACCTTTTAGTTTTTCAAATTAAGCTCCCATACTCAGAACTATGTATTAAATGATTTATAAGTATGGGATCCATTATACTGAAAGGAAAAACACCAAATCACTAGGAAGAAGCAAGGAGCTCACTTGCCCATACAAAGTTAGCTCAGTATGACAgtaaaagggtgtacccagtgcacggggctcccgccactgcaagGTCTAGGGAGGATCATAatatatgcagccttacccccattTCACTGAGAGGAAGTTCCCCCAACTCAAGCACAACCAGTAGGTTGGAATGGAGCCCTCTAGCTCAGTAAGTAACATATTAAAATATCAATGCTTACCTGTCCATATTCACTGACTATATCTAAACCCACAATACCAAGGTCTAAATCTCCTGACAGCAATTTGCGCACAATATCCTTGGGTCGTTGAAACCATACTTCTAAGTTTGCAAGCTGCATCAAAGcattaaatgaataaatatgaaaatataactATATTTATGTCAACTGCTTCCAACAATCAAATACACATTTACCATTTCAAATATTTCTTTTAATGGGTCAGAACTTAGTCAATTTGCTTAAACTCTTGTTTAAACTCCccattgataaaaataaaaactatcaTGCATTGTGGATGGCATGACAAGTCAGCTGAATCCAGCTAACCTGTAAAAATGAGTAGGAGTTGCCCCTATCATAGCCAGAGTacaaaaaagaccaaaatgaaATCAAGTCATGTCACCCAGAAATATGATAAAGATGCCCCTAGCATATTGATGCTGTGATAGATATCAAAATGAGATGCAATCAACATTGTTTATATGCAAAAAGGGGTGTCTACAGAACACACATGCCAACAGGGTCAAGTAGTcagaaaatgaccaaaatgccccaGTATATCAACAATGCAATGGAGATAAAACTATCAATGGCCAAGGTCATGTTGATCCAAGGAAGTTTTGCAAATGTAGTTAATAACTGGATATATTGATGGAATCCACTAACAGTTTGATATGGAACCAAAGTTTAATTATTGTGGCATGTCAAGACAAGGAGGCAGAAAATTTTTAGGTAGAAACAAATAGTATTAAtaataactaaataaaaaaaaaaaaaagaagaagaagaagaagaaaagattggAGTCTGATCCGAAATGATTAGTAAACTATGAAATCATACACCAGCAATTCATCATCTATCAATGCTTCCTGACAATAAATACGTGCATGCCaaaacccccccaaaaaaaactgCACAAGTAACAGCAACCAGATGCAAGCAAAGCCAAATTACATGGGAATGTTGACCATTTAAAATGCAACACAGCTGATAACATAAATGCAACATAAATTCAAAGTATCTCAGTGCATATTTACAAGGCAATAAAAGCTCCATTTTGATCCCACTACATAAATATGGAAGATTACGACAACAAGAGCAGCATTTAAAATATTCATAAAACAAAATAACAGAGTTCTCACCACCATATAAGATCCATCATAGGTGAAACATATATCTCCAGTTAACATCATAAAAGAGCAAGAAGAGTGCCCATAAGGACCCAGCAAATTATCACAGCAAAAGTGACTTGCAGATGAAACAAACACATAGTCACACATGCACAAACATGCACGCACTCAACCTCCACCACCACACAGACACACCCCGAAAGAGAAGTACATGTATAAAGAGGATTTTATTGAAAACAAGCATCACAAATAGAATATTAAAAGAACCAAACACAATACATAAGAGTTTAAGCTTCTACCAGGACCAAAAGAATAATGGCCTACATATGCACCTGTGGAATTGCTGCAACATATTGTCGAGGATTCACCTGCCTAACTGAGAGTTGACAATCCTTTTCAAGAGGTAcaacaaaaatgaaataaacACTAATATTAGAACGACAGAAATACACCAcatagtgaaataaaaaaagcatGGCCAACAATCAAGATAAGAAAAATACCTTGAGAAGATCTAAGGTGTCTTGAGCCATGCGACCTTTACTTGGTAACCCAAGACGAATTTCATCCCTCTCAGGGACCATTCTCTCCAGATGTTGGGAGGAAGAAGGGACTGTGGTCTTCACAGACGCATGAGGGGTTAAATAGGAAAATGAGTATACTGGGTATATGCGCTGAGAGGGCATAGTTATAGTGGAGGGAAATGGTTGGACGAGAGCTTGAAAAGAGATCATGGTTGCAGATGACTGGAAATAACATCTCAAGTTAGAAACAAAACATGTcaataaaaagaataatttttaaTGTAATATAATCATATACAACACATCTACAGagacaaattttatttttttggtgtaagCATCTACAAAACATTAACAACaagataactttttttttttttttttttttggggggggggggggtggagggggAGAGACAAAGACCCACTAAAAATTGAAAACTTAAAACGTACCCACATAAGAGAATGGGGAAAGGAACCAAACAAACAGATTCAGCACTGAGAAATATAATTAACATAGATTTTGGGGGGTGAAGGACCAAGAAAGCAAACCTGAGACCACAACTAAAAGTGAACAGATCAATACTTTATAATTTAAAATGGAATTTTAATTCTCAGAGTACCTAATAAAGAGGGGGGAAACTAACTGAGAATGGCAGCTGAATTGGTTGGCCAAGTCTTAAAGAATTCAGCAGCCGCCCAACTTATTGAACAGTAATAATATGTTTCCCACACAAACAATAACAAATGTACATTGCCTGAGATTTAGAGAAGAGTGTGGTAATCATAAGCTGTGGGATTCCAACATGCTAAGCTATATTCTTTCATCAGAATCTTCTACATGCATATTTAGACGAATAACAAATTTTCAATTATCTGTAATGAGAAGTGGGTTTTAAGTCCTAATCCATTATACTAACAGAAGAGGAAGACAAAGTCGACACGGAATCATTGAAGTGAACAGAAAAAACAGGACATAgtagggggagagagaaagtaaAATGATAACAAAGATCAAGCTTCTTTACACACTAAGAAACatctaactaaaaaaaaaaaaaaaacccaagttGAAGAAATTCTCACCAAGAAAATTGATCGTTATTAGCAACGGCTTTGTCTCTGTGGCTGCGGTGTTAACAAAAGCAGCGAATGGATGTGACGGCCGCCGGCAGAGATTAAGAGAGAGGGGCAGAGTAGAGAGAGACACAATTCAATCGGTATGGGTTTGTAGCCGAGTCGACACTGTTGAGGTGGAAGGGGAATCTCGGCTGTATATACTGATTACAGAGGCAAACGACAGCACCCAATCGGAATTGGTATCACCAAATAtcgagaaaaaaataaaaagacaggGTAGGTTTGCTATATCGTAATTCTTGGGGAAATATTTGGTATATTAGATGTGGAATGTCCCTTTTAGTAAATAACATAGTCTTAGGGTATACTTGGAAGGGCCTATGGCTGTTAATTAAAAAGCcagtttttctttgaaaaaaattacataattatttatttttgggtttttttataaaataatttacttaaatttttaattaataaaactaTCTACAATcagttattttttttggggtgggggggggtgttttAATGAATGTTTAAgtgagtagttttgtaaataaaaatttaaaagtagataatcttgtaaatttttttttattgcatatTTGCAGTGTTGTTCTCTGATAGAAGATaagaggaaaaagaataaagagggATCAGTTCATTTTCTATTCTCTTGATATTGAAGGTTGAAGATCAGAGATGAAAGGTAAATTAAGACGGAagatcaatttttatttttttttaaaatgtagGGGTAAGGGTGTGAATTGGTCGGTTTCAATGTGGGaatgatgaaatcaaaaccaaactaaaagaaaatattgattTTGGGTTGGTTCTGGTTTCAATTCAGGTTAAGTTTTTTTGCATCGATTTGTAATTAGGTTGATTTTAGTTTTGGTCCGACTTGTATTTGATTTATCATGCAATTTGTACACAATTATGTAAACAATTGATTTTTATGAATCTAGTTTCGATTTCTTATCAGTTTGATTTTAATCCAAGTAGCAGGTTCCCAGTTTTTCTTGCATTTTCAATGTCAGAATGAATAAAAGTACAAATGAACAAGCTCTGACCTGAGGAGTTATCCTCAGTAATAGGCATCTGCTCAGGCTCTCCATATGTTGCACTTACTAGAATAGATTAATGTCATGACACCATGACTCCATGAGCAGCCATTGCCTCAAATACGACCAAGGTATTAAATGCAATGTTATAATAATATCTGCAGCACAATCAAATATGTTATTTGTTACGGGTGGTGGGATTAGTACTTCCTCACAAAAGATGCAAAATTTTGTTACTTTCAAGTATAAATAttacaattgaaaaaaaaaaaattaatgtataTACAATGATCTGCCAAGCAGAGATGAAGTTAATAGGGAAGGAGGGGGGAATCCATTATCTGCAATCTGCATAAGTATTGAAGttgtcaaaaaagaaaaaaaaaaatcatggggcATTGTTATGAttatctcgaattcttgacccgttttgaagaatgatttgttctgacatattttggtacAACAAGATCCAATCGATCGTGACCCGATGGATCAATCCAATTTGGAAGAGTATATAATGTGCTATCGTATTCTTAAGCAAtgagtgaaatttggggttttttatgtTAAGGCTTCTGGACGAGTCTTTTTGCCACGATTTTGGTGCTCTTAAGACAAATCtccattataatattttttcaaacatagtgaatcatcttcttcttcaaccaagaacatagcacaccacatctATGTGTACGTGAACttcattaaatctctatgttgtgtgaatctgtgtttatttttctttcgtATTTGCTGATGTTTGCTCTAATAGACATGATCACGGGTATTAGACAATTTTAGTAATAGATtgaatataaacaaaatattttagATCCCAAATGAAGCCATATACTTTTCTGGCATAACTaatcaattaaataaataaagggagagggataggtatgttagcatagtacctaggaattatgAATGCCAGCGggattttgaccgtaggatttgatcaatttgaattaaaccgttggatggagagaagatatacaaattttcaatccacggttgctacacctttcctttctctttttctctctcttcttgtcggAAAAGTGATTCCTTTTACCAGATCCAACCGGAGAAAAGTGAACTCCGGTCATAGATCCATCGCCGATGAGCTTTCCAATCCTCTCCTATGCCCTATCCCGGATCACCCTTGGTCTCTCAGTTCCCTTATCAAGCATCGGCACTGACACCGACACCGGCACCAGTTCTGGCTCCGTGTATGTTGATATCGAGCAACCACCGCCGTTGTTGATGGAGCAGATGCCCCGACTAAAAGACACAGTGCTCCTAGCAGCCATGACCAAGGCAGTCAATGACGTCGCCCATACCCAATCGGTCCGCGGTCACCGAAACGATTTCAGCATTGGAAATCATTTCCAAAGACCCCTCCAATCCAACTTCATCCATCACTGGTCTGTTCTCGTGCTCCTATTTCCTCTCGTAAAACTGAGTTCCAGCGAAATCGAACATAAGTGTGATCACTGAAGCAATCATGGTGATGAACCCAGAGAAGGGGAATTTTAACCATGGATTTTTAGGCAAGCAAGGGTTGGATTTATCAGCTGTCTCTTTGTTTGGAGGGTATACCAGGAGCAGCAGTTCCACCAGCAGTTTTAGGCGCAGTGGTTCCCAGAGAGATTGTAGCAACGGTGGTTACAATAGCGGTTCCCGCTGAGGCATCTAGGGGAATTGTTTCGGCGGTGGTTTCCGGAGTAGTGATTTCGACGGCAGTGGTTTCCAGAGGAGTGACTTCGACGGCGATGGTTTCTGGGGGAGTGACTTTGACGGTGGTGGTTTATGGGGGAGTGATTTCTTCCGCGGTGGTTTCCGGGGGAATAATTTCTACAATGGTGTTGCTCACGGAGGTGGTTGCAACTAGAGTGATTTCTTTCGCTATGGTTTTCGGGGGAGTAATTTCGATGACGGTGTCAGCCGCGAAGGTGGTCGCAACTGGAGTCTTAGAGGAGGTGATTTCAACGGCGTGATCAGCGAAGCCATCATGGCAATGAACCCAGAGAAGGGGTCGTGGTCGGAATTGCAATATGGACCTTTTTGTTTTTGGCGAAAAACCAGCTGCTGGCCTGGAGCTTGGCAGACTCCCTGTGATCGAAACTTTTGGAGCCTCCGCCGGTGTTGCAAGAATGTTTGAACTTGCAGGAGGAGGTGATGAAGCACATTGGCCGGAGAAGGGGTCGTGGTTGAGGGAGTAGTACCGTGGAGCAGCGGTATTGGATAGGTTTTGTAAGACCTCGCCACATGAacggatgagattttttatgtttcatctaacggttaaaatcccgctagcataccttatTTTTAAGTATTATGCCAGcatacctgtccttttcccataaataaattaCTCAGGATACAATAAATACTGAAAAGCTAAGTTATAACTTAGAATGCAGTTTTTCCCTAAATAGGATCATTGATGCAAAAGCTTCATATAGTTGGAATAGCAACTATgagattttttactttttgaaatatgatcaaaatccaaaagactaacacctcaaaattaagaggtcatcAGTTCAACTCTAATTGAAgcctttaaaaaatatatatatatatatatatatataataataataataataataataataaataaactgaACTGAGAAAACCAATTGCCTCAACATAGAGTTGGTTTGTAACAACTTCAGTCTTCATCCAACTCTTCCCACCTTTTTCCTTATGTTCTTTAATATAGCCATCACTGATTTAGATTCCAGGACAAGGCCAGCTAGGCCAGGCACAAGGAGTAATACTTTCAATACCATAATGTAAATCTACATTGTTGAAAGAAAAGGTGCatataaaaaagagaacaagaCATAAATTAGAGCTCAAGCATATGGAGTCACCCAAAGcaagcaataaaaaaaataacacttgttaaAATGGGCTCGACTCTCACCAGCCCAAAATTTGAGAGTTACAAATTAGTCCTTTCGTTGATTCAATGAGTTTATTACCATGACTAATTCATAGAACAACTACTAAATATGATCACTTATTGATATTCACAAAATTTCTTTGGAAATTCAACTTTTTGGAGAAGGGATCTAACATATGATATCAGTAAATATCTGAGAGGATCAAGTGTGCTTTTCCCCCAATTGGTTAccaattccaagttttgaaaccctaatcaaTATGCTATTCTCTTTTTCTATATTCATGCTGAGTTTTGCAATTCTTCGTAGTATTAGCtataaaaggattttttttttatttcttacaaCAAattactcttattttttttctttttttttttcattttttttatgatttatttatttttttaaagacgAAAAAAGAtgttcttattttctttgtttggacCTGGACTATAAATCTAAATTAATAATAAGGAATTGCTCCTATTAATATTTTTCCATATAGAGTTATAGTTGGGCACTTGAGGAGTTGAATCTCtcctatattatatttgatCACTACCAATGCTATCAGTTATTTAAAatccatttgaaaatttttttccatttttttttttttttgaggtaaaTGATCTCCAACAGCAATTGTTGAGTTTGGTTTGTATTTAAGTCCGAGCTGTAGCCATGATGGATCATGCTTTCAAATATTGGTATTGGGTCCGTAATACTTGGTATTTCATAGTGAAAGTAGAACTGTCTaataatcatttttttcctttcaatgtgAGAAAAATCATTCGATATAGTTGATACAGTAAATGATCCATTTCGATATTGATATTGGTACTAGTCCAATACCAATATCTAAAACCATGTAATGGATACTTTAACTTGCAACCTAGATTACCATGTCATCACCATATTCAAAGTAAGACTTAAATAATTACAAAGATGCCTGATTTAATGGTGAAGGTTTGCCAAGGATGGATGGTTCCTTGATATATGATCAGACACATGAGAACGCATTTTGGCATCACAAATAGATTTGACATGCAAGCCCATGAGGATGAGCTTCTAGCT
This Macadamia integrifolia cultivar HAES 741 chromosome 10, SCU_Mint_v3, whole genome shotgun sequence DNA region includes the following protein-coding sequences:
- the LOC122090497 gene encoding ATP phosphoribosyltransferase 2, chloroplastic-like — protein: MISFQALVQPFPSTITMPSQRIYPVYSFSYLTPHASVKTTVPSSSQHLERMVPERDEIRLGLPSKGRMAQDTLDLLKDCQLSVRQVNPRQYVAAIPQLANLEVWFQRPKDIVRKLLSGDLDLGIVGLDIVSEYGQGNEDLIIVHDALDYGDCRLSLAIPNYGIFENINSLSELAQMPQWTDEKPLRVVTGFNYLGPKFMNEKGVKHVTFSTADGALEAAPAMGIADAILDLVSSGTTLRENNLKEIEGGVVLESQAVLIASKKSLIQRKGVLDITHEVLERLEAHLRAAGQFMVVANMRGTSEEEVAKCIVNQTSLTGLQGPTISPVFCKRDGKVVVDYYAIVICVPKKELYKAVQQLRAIGGSGVLVSPLTYIFDEEPPRWRSLLTKLGL